From Streptomyces qinzhouensis, one genomic window encodes:
- a CDS encoding RecQ family ATP-dependent DNA helicase, with translation MTHADLADPADLRTSADAVLARLVSDHTGAARLREDQWLAIEALVAHRRRALVVQRTGWGKSAVYFVATSLLRQRGAGPTVIVSPLLALMRNQVDAAARAGIRARTINSSNQEEWDAVKAEVASGDVDVLLVSPERLNNPDFRDQVLPELSAATGLLVVDEAHCISDWGHDFRPDYRRLRTMLAELPADVPVLATTATANTRVTADVAEQLGTGAGTDALVLRGPLDRESLSLGVLRLPDAATRLAWLADHIGELPGSGIVYTLTVAAAEEVTAYLRQCGHTVASYTGRTENAERQQAEDDLLANRVKALVATSALGMGFDKPDLGFVVHLGSPSSPIAYYQQVGRAGRGVEHAEVLLLPGREDEAIWQYFASVGFPSEDLVRRTLDVLARSDRPLSLPALEPLVDLRRTRLETMLKVLDVDGAVRRVKGGWTATGRPWVYDAERYARVARQREVEQQAMREYALSTGCRMEFLRRQLDDSEAVPCGRCDNCAGSRFSDKVSDSALDTARGELGRPGVEVEPRRMWPTGMAAVGIPLKGRIPEGEQTFPGRALGRLSDIGWGNRLRPMLTPQAPDVPVPDDVADAVVTVLADWAKGPGGWASGAPDAPARPVGVVTVASRTRPQLIGSLGTRIAGIGRMPLLGSVEYTPDGTGARPSRSNSAQRVRALHEAFTVPAPLAAALAAADGPVLLVDDLSDTGWTLAVAARLLRKSGARGVFPLVLAVQG, from the coding sequence ATGACCCACGCAGACCTCGCGGATCCCGCGGACCTCAGGACCTCGGCCGACGCCGTGCTCGCCCGTCTCGTCTCCGACCACACCGGTGCGGCCAGGCTGCGCGAGGACCAGTGGCTGGCCATCGAGGCGCTGGTGGCGCACCGGCGCAGGGCCCTGGTCGTCCAGCGCACCGGCTGGGGCAAGTCCGCGGTGTACTTCGTCGCGACGTCCCTGCTGCGGCAGCGGGGCGCGGGCCCGACCGTGATCGTCTCTCCCCTTCTCGCGCTCATGCGGAATCAGGTGGATGCGGCGGCCCGGGCCGGTATCCGCGCCCGCACGATCAACTCGTCCAATCAGGAGGAGTGGGACGCGGTCAAGGCCGAGGTCGCCTCCGGCGACGTGGATGTACTGCTGGTCAGCCCCGAGCGGCTGAACAATCCCGACTTCCGCGACCAGGTCCTGCCCGAGCTGTCCGCCGCGACAGGGCTGCTGGTGGTGGACGAGGCACACTGCATCTCCGACTGGGGCCACGACTTCCGCCCGGACTACCGCAGACTCCGCACGATGCTGGCGGAGCTGCCCGCCGACGTCCCCGTTCTCGCGACCACGGCGACGGCCAACACCCGGGTCACGGCTGATGTCGCCGAGCAGTTGGGCACGGGCGCGGGGACCGACGCCCTCGTCCTGCGCGGGCCGCTCGACCGGGAGAGCCTGAGTCTCGGGGTGCTGAGGCTGCCCGATGCCGCGACCCGGCTCGCCTGGCTCGCCGACCACATCGGCGAGCTGCCGGGCTCCGGAATCGTCTACACCCTCACGGTGGCCGCCGCCGAGGAGGTCACCGCCTATCTGCGCCAGTGCGGCCACACGGTCGCCTCGTACACCGGGCGCACGGAGAACGCCGAGCGGCAGCAGGCCGAGGACGATCTGCTCGCCAACCGCGTCAAGGCGCTCGTCGCCACTTCGGCGCTGGGCATGGGATTCGACAAGCCGGACCTCGGCTTCGTGGTGCATCTCGGCTCACCGTCCTCGCCCATCGCGTACTACCAGCAGGTGGGCCGGGCCGGCCGCGGGGTGGAGCACGCGGAGGTACTGCTGCTGCCCGGCCGGGAGGACGAGGCCATTTGGCAGTACTTCGCCTCGGTCGGCTTCCCCTCCGAGGATCTCGTGCGCCGGACGCTCGACGTGCTGGCCCGGTCCGACCGCCCGCTGTCCCTGCCCGCGCTGGAACCCCTCGTCGACCTGCGGCGCACCAGGCTGGAGACCATGCTCAAGGTCCTCGACGTGGACGGGGCCGTGCGGCGGGTCAAGGGCGGCTGGACCGCCACCGGCCGCCCCTGGGTGTACGACGCGGAGCGGTATGCCCGGGTCGCCCGTCAGCGCGAAGTCGAGCAGCAGGCGATGCGGGAGTACGCGCTGTCGACGGGCTGTCGGATGGAGTTTCTGCGACGCCAGTTGGACGACTCCGAAGCGGTCCCCTGTGGCCGGTGCGACAACTGCGCGGGAAGCCGGTTCAGCGACAAAGTCTCCGATTCCGCCCTGGACACGGCACGCGGCGAGCTGGGGCGGCCCGGTGTCGAGGTGGAGCCGCGCCGGATGTGGCCCACCGGTATGGCGGCGGTGGGCATCCCCCTCAAGGGCCGGATCCCCGAAGGGGAGCAGACCTTCCCCGGCCGCGCGCTGGGACGTCTCTCCGATATCGGCTGGGGCAACCGCCTCCGTCCGATGCTGACACCGCAGGCGCCGGACGTCCCGGTGCCCGACGATGTCGCGGATGCGGTGGTGACCGTGCTCGCCGACTGGGCGAAGGGTCCCGGAGGGTGGGCATCCGGGGCGCCGGACGCCCCCGCCCGGCCCGTCGGTGTGGTCACTGTTGCCTCCCGCACCAGGCCGCAGCTGATCGGGTCGCTCGGCACCCGGATCGCCGGTATCGGCCGGATGCCGCTGCTGGGCTCCGTCGAGTACACCCCGGACGGAACGGGGGCCCGGCCTTCCCGGTCCAACAGCGCCCAGCGTGTGCGAGCCCTGCACGAGGCGTTCACCGTCCCGGCCCCCCTCGCCGCGGCCTTGGCGGCGGCCGACGGACCGGTACTGCTCGTCGACGACCTTTCGGACACCGGCTGGACCCTTGCTGTCGCGGCCCGGCTGCTGCGGAAATCCGGTGCGAGGGGGGTGTTTCCGCTGGTCCTCGCGGTTCAAGGGTGA
- a CDS encoding NUDIX hydrolase, with product MSPYDPSAFPPFAVTVDLVVLTVRRHALCALVVRRGEAPFQGRWALPGGFVRADEDLAGAAARELAEETGLSAHDPASPELGGGAHLEQLATYGDPERDPRMRVVSVAHLVLAPDLPAPRAGGDAHGARWAPVEDVLGQEAGSAGEGDEQSGPLAFDHARILADGVERARSKIEYSSLATAFCTPEFTVGELRRVYEAVWGVALDPRNFHRKVTGTPGFLVPAGGTTTRQGGRPAQLFRAGGATLLNPPMLRPEI from the coding sequence ATGTCTCCCTACGACCCGTCGGCCTTTCCCCCCTTTGCCGTCACCGTCGATCTGGTCGTGCTCACGGTGCGCCGTCATGCGCTCTGCGCGCTGGTGGTACGCCGCGGGGAAGCGCCGTTCCAGGGGCGATGGGCGCTGCCGGGCGGGTTCGTGCGGGCGGACGAGGATCTGGCGGGGGCGGCCGCACGGGAGCTGGCCGAGGAGACTGGGCTGAGCGCCCATGATCCGGCGTCGCCGGAGCTCGGCGGCGGTGCCCATCTGGAACAGCTCGCCACCTACGGCGACCCCGAGCGTGATCCCCGGATGCGGGTGGTCAGCGTCGCGCATCTGGTGCTGGCGCCCGATCTGCCCGCGCCCCGGGCCGGTGGTGACGCGCACGGCGCGCGCTGGGCACCCGTGGAGGACGTCCTCGGCCAGGAAGCGGGGTCGGCCGGGGAGGGTGACGAGCAGTCGGGGCCGCTCGCGTTCGACCATGCGCGGATTCTGGCGGACGGGGTGGAGCGGGCGCGCTCCAAGATCGAGTACTCGTCGCTGGCCACGGCCTTCTGTACGCCGGAGTTCACCGTGGGTGAGCTGCGGCGGGTGTACGAGGCGGTGTGGGGTGTGGCCCTCGACCCCAGGAACTTCCACCGGAAGGTGACCGGTACCCCGGGGTTCCTGGTTCCGGCGGGCGGGACGACCACCCGGCAGGGCGGCCGGCCGGCCCAGTTGTTCCGGGCGGGCGGGGCGACGTTGCTCAATCCGCCGATGCTGCGCCCCGAGATCTGA
- a CDS encoding DUF4192 domain-containing protein yields MNEHRDPQNGAHGAHDIEAAAGAAPLGGAGRATGPDEQITLRGPAELADCLPYLLGYHPSDSVVLVALHGERGRFGGRVKLGIPGSPGEWEPTARQLAECLIETSRRRDGRPDGIVLFLCREPVEGRTGRDVMEWLRPFAQRLRTACGNLDVPVFEALCISGGRFWSYCCPDERCCPVEGAALVAPGTSVLAAAATYAGVGLRGSQKQLEARLEPLSEQVSGGQRRALDGAGVDLVRGMLVGGRERRGIGDDTIALARMLMDRLAEAERITSPPLADAADDRLISDDEAAFVILGLQDRETRDRAAAWMEGPEAEPALRLWRALSRRCVGPYTEHAAAPLTLAGWVAWSTGDEPAARIALAAALRSDAEYVFALLLHQACNEGVEPEAIRKWLRQGGAEPRDLTIPGAGAATEKSGTGVPDSPGGPARPQVRSVRPAAGRPGGRKAAVRPGGQGPSAGVRGRAGGGARRSGGRTEGALGDT; encoded by the coding sequence ATGAACGAGCACCGAGATCCTCAGAACGGCGCGCACGGCGCGCACGACATCGAAGCGGCGGCCGGCGCGGCCCCGCTCGGCGGCGCGGGGCGAGCCACGGGCCCGGACGAGCAGATCACCTTGCGGGGGCCGGCCGAACTCGCCGACTGCCTGCCCTATCTGCTGGGCTACCACCCTTCCGACTCCGTGGTCCTGGTGGCCCTGCACGGCGAGCGCGGACGTTTCGGCGGCCGTGTGAAGCTGGGTATCCCCGGGTCCCCTGGGGAGTGGGAGCCGACCGCCCGGCAGCTCGCGGAATGCCTGATCGAGACAAGCCGGCGGCGGGACGGGCGCCCCGACGGCATCGTGCTCTTCCTCTGCCGGGAACCGGTCGAGGGCCGGACCGGCCGCGATGTGATGGAGTGGCTGCGCCCCTTCGCCCAGCGGCTGCGCACCGCGTGCGGCAACCTCGACGTTCCCGTGTTCGAGGCACTGTGCATCTCCGGCGGACGGTTCTGGTCCTACTGCTGTCCGGACGAGCGGTGCTGCCCCGTGGAGGGAGCGGCGCTGGTCGCCCCCGGCACCTCCGTCCTGGCGGCGGCCGCGACCTATGCGGGGGTCGGGCTGAGGGGGTCCCAGAAGCAGTTGGAAGCACGCCTCGAACCGCTTTCCGAGCAGGTCTCGGGCGGGCAGCGGCGCGCGCTCGACGGCGCGGGCGTGGATCTGGTCCGGGGCATGCTCGTCGGGGGACGGGAGCGACGGGGAATCGGCGATGACACGATCGCCCTGGCCAGGATGCTGATGGACCGGCTGGCCGAAGCGGAGAGGATCACGAGCCCACCGCTCGCCGATGCCGCCGATGACCGGCTCATCAGCGACGACGAGGCGGCGTTCGTGATCCTCGGGCTCCAGGACCGGGAGACCCGCGACCGGGCCGCCGCCTGGATGGAGGGGCCGGAGGCGGAGCCCGCGCTGCGGCTGTGGCGGGCCCTGTCCAGGCGCTGCGTCGGGCCCTACACCGAACACGCGGCCGCGCCGCTGACCCTCGCGGGCTGGGTCGCCTGGTCGACCGGCGACGAACCGGCCGCGAGGATCGCCCTCGCGGCGGCTCTGCGCAGCGATGCCGAGTATGTCTTCGCGCTCCTGCTGCACCAGGCATGCAACGAGGGTGTGGAGCCGGAGGCCATCCGGAAGTGGCTTCGGCAGGGCGGCGCGGAACCGCGCGACCTGACAATCCCCGGTGCCGGGGCGGCCACCGAGAAATCGGGCACCGGGGTGCCGGATTCCCCGGGAGGCCCGGCGCGGCCGCAGGTGCGGTCGGTGCGCCCGGCAGCGGGGCGGCCGGGCGGCCGGAAGGCTGCGGTGCGTCCGGGCGGGCAGGGACCCTCGGCGGGCGTCCGGGGGCGGGCCGGAGGAGGGGCCCGCCGCAGCGGTGGCCGGACGGAGGGCGCCCTGGGCGATACATGA
- a CDS encoding ribonuclease HII: MPYEPPTHRVERSIRATTGAKIVAGVDEVGRGAWAGPVTVCAAVTGLRRPPAGLTDSKLLSPKRREELAVELETWVTAHALGHASPEEIDELGMTAALRLAACRALEALPERPDAVILDGKHDYLGAPWQVRTVIKGDQSCIAVAAASVIAKVYRDARMAELPEEFADFAFAANAGYPSPVHKAALAELGPTPYHRLSWAYLDALPRWRHLKKVRIVPEPTTPESGGQLGFDF, encoded by the coding sequence ATGCCGTACGAACCACCCACTCACAGAGTCGAGCGCTCCATCCGGGCCACCACCGGAGCCAAGATCGTCGCCGGGGTCGACGAGGTCGGGCGCGGGGCCTGGGCCGGTCCCGTCACCGTGTGCGCCGCGGTCACCGGACTGCGCCGCCCGCCCGCCGGTCTCACCGACTCCAAGCTCCTCTCGCCGAAGCGCCGCGAGGAGCTCGCCGTCGAGCTGGAGACCTGGGTCACCGCCCATGCGCTCGGCCATGCCTCGCCGGAGGAGATCGACGAACTGGGGATGACCGCCGCCCTCCGACTGGCCGCGTGCCGGGCGCTGGAGGCGCTGCCGGAACGCCCGGACGCCGTGATCCTCGACGGGAAGCACGACTATCTCGGTGCCCCCTGGCAGGTGCGGACCGTGATCAAGGGGGATCAGTCGTGCATCGCGGTCGCGGCGGCTTCGGTGATCGCCAAGGTGTACCGGGACGCGCGCATGGCGGAACTGCCGGAGGAGTTCGCCGACTTCGCCTTCGCCGCCAATGCCGGATACCCCTCTCCGGTGCACAAGGCCGCCCTCGCGGAACTGGGCCCCACCCCGTACCACCGGCTGTCCTGGGCCTATCTCGATGCGCTGCCCCGGTGGCGGCATCTGAAGAAGGTCCGGATCGTGCCGGAGCCGACGACACCGGAGAGCGGGGGCCAGCTCGGCTTCGACTTCTGA
- a CDS encoding TetR/AcrR family transcriptional regulator yields the protein MGSSGWKAAGEVPSVTPRRRGKVLECAILDAALEQLGTVGWSGLTMEGVAAGAQTGKAAVYRRWPSKVDLVADALRSSMPSLDGAPDCGGVREDLFQLCRAIRDTFFSRPGLALRSVLHECDSATAERFHAVIMGQVVEPSVRLIRAVVERGVARGEVRGDAIDDMVFEVIPGLMMYRSKVCGSEWGDREIAEMVDRVMVPLLRSCGAARGVAGGGRATGGAEP from the coding sequence ATGGGCAGTTCGGGATGGAAGGCCGCCGGTGAGGTGCCTTCTGTGACGCCGAGACGACGAGGCAAAGTGCTGGAGTGCGCGATCCTCGATGCGGCCCTGGAGCAGCTCGGCACGGTCGGCTGGAGTGGGCTCACGATGGAGGGTGTCGCGGCCGGGGCGCAGACCGGCAAGGCCGCGGTCTACCGGCGCTGGCCGTCCAAGGTGGACCTGGTCGCCGATGCGCTCCGGTCGAGCATGCCGTCCCTCGACGGTGCGCCGGACTGCGGCGGGGTGCGTGAGGATCTCTTCCAGCTGTGCCGTGCGATACGGGACACCTTCTTCTCCCGGCCCGGGCTCGCACTCCGGTCCGTCCTTCACGAATGCGATTCGGCCACCGCGGAGAGATTCCATGCGGTGATCATGGGGCAGGTCGTCGAGCCGTCCGTCCGGCTGATCCGGGCGGTGGTGGAGCGAGGTGTCGCCCGGGGCGAGGTCCGGGGTGATGCGATCGACGACATGGTCTTCGAGGTGATCCCGGGGCTGATGATGTACCGCTCGAAGGTGTGCGGGAGCGAATGGGGGGACCGTGAGATCGCCGAGATGGTCGACCGGGTGATGGTCCCCCTGCTGCGGTCGTGCGGAGCGGCCCGGGGTGTGGCCGGTGGGGGCCGCGCGACAGGTGGTGCGGAACCGTGA